Sequence from the Rhodohalobacter sp. 614A genome:
CCCCTGCCCTTCCAGGCAGCTGCTTTAATCTCTTCATTTGTACCGATGATAATATCCACATGAGGCAAAACGGAGCGCAGCGTAATCCCGAAAGTTTGCAAATCCGGCCACTGATCGGCCCTGAAATCCACATCAAGAATTACTTTCGTGCCACTGGCAGCGGCTTCTTCTGCAGCATGAAGTGTTGCAGACCTCGACGGTTCCCTACTTAGGCCGGTTCCGCTGATTAATATTGCCCGGCATGTTTCGAACGGAATCTTGCTGATATCATCAAGATCAATTGCAATATCTGCGCAATTGTCGCGATAATAGACAAGGGGGAATTTGTCAGGAGGTTCAATTCCCAGGATAACAGCACTGCTTCTTCTCCCTTTTTTGCGGGATACAAATTGCGTATCCACATCTTCTTTTTTGAGAAAGTGAAGAATAAAATCTCCAACCGGATCTTCTCCAACACCGGTTAAAAGCGCCGATTTGAGGCCAAGCCTTTTTGTTCCCACACTGATATTTGTGGGACATCCTCCAACATAAGCGGCAAAACTGTTGATCTCTTCAAAAGCATTTCCAATGTCATTGGAATAAAGATCTATAGAACTTCTTCCTATACAAATAAGGTCGTGAACAATCTCTTTCATAAATGGCCTACAAAAATTCGGGTTGAGTATTCACGCCCGCCCAGGATCTT
This genomic interval carries:
- the iolC gene encoding 5-dehydro-2-deoxygluconokinase, yielding MKEIVHDLICIGRSSIDLYSNDIGNAFEEINSFAAYVGGCPTNISVGTKRLGLKSALLTGVGEDPVGDFILHFLKKEDVDTQFVSRKKGRRSSAVILGIEPPDKFPLVYYRDNCADIAIDLDDISKIPFETCRAILISGTGLSREPSRSATLHAAEEAAASGTKVILDVDFRADQWPDLQTFGITLRSVLPHVDIIIGTNEEIKAAAWKGRGTARVEASQVNESKIDGDETEAVRQLLEIGGELLVLKAGTEGCYLYRKNGDSAEHVAGYPVEVQNTLGAGDAFASGFIFGFLKEWDFYKSARLGNACGAIVVTRHGCANFMPTMSEIEAFTKDKGGLA